Proteins found in one Zea mays cultivar B73 chromosome 1, Zm-B73-REFERENCE-NAM-5.0, whole genome shotgun sequence genomic segment:
- the LOC103644287 gene encoding nucleic acid-binding proteins superfamily isoform X2, with protein MDPDTAVASADGGPFLEFVDYAISMLSSSAGDGDGYESPGDGPAPARPPWGWAVAQLLKSCCAYSSGVTAAILLSDLFQSWTEQRKSLTLKRKVKLPKLINTKNKRRRLPNTVTIDSIHEKNFLSPNSVLEVVVIAVFVLPGTNIYMLTLGDMWSASTIDIYLHRRYYDCIGQNGILKKGREVMLTGCCLRTAMEGSGHARILPTEYMVILLDEEQDEDALLLAAQFCNYSFSSLILEESRNNVPYSFYARIEKIESLEPFRCAERMQIILEDNDNAKMKLVLWGEQTSLANLCSVGSMLALDRPFIANFIDNNHEDSQELCLEYGSATQVYMVPIAQQEEQVPFTPTQVKSQGPRLSCVLTDNVASQVTLPRDLYGSVDFSKYPFRAYVSDLHDKMVGISLFGTVTSVCKVSTSGTTFYLELEDTTGVVLMKLIFVGPWSLGRVGVGHMVYISGLTCALSSTNILEVSWREKEPGSLFVNLSLLPALLNSSCLHNLSPLSDLPRSTNRTHISHVRLDGIDCDSLKVSLFHNICGSVVNEHSGVLQCSFYVLAWCVGQTAVEFLQISPDEYLELPEDERAMYLYTLQNESFVVAIANTRKRVDGCAVGDEAVPAWEITRAQKCE; from the exons ATGGATCCCGACACCGCCGTGGCCTCCGCAGACGGGGGGCCATTCCTAGAGTTCGTAGACTATGCCATCTCCATGCTCTCCTCGTCCGCTGGCGACGGCGATGGCTATGAGTCTCCGGGGGACGGGCCGGCGCCGGCGCGGCCGCCCTGGGGGTGGGCGGTGGCGCAGCTGCTCAAGTCCTGCTGCGCCTACTCCAGCGGCGTCACCGCCGCCATCCTTCTCTCCGACCTCTTCCAA TCTTGGACAGAACAGCGGAAATCCCTGACCCTGAAGAGGAAGGTCAAGCTGCCCAAACTTATAAACACGAAGAATAAGAGGAGGAGGCTTCCAAATACTGTCACGATCGATTCTATCCACGAGAAGAACTTCCTTTCTCCCAATAGTGTCCTTGAAGTTGTTGTCATTGCCGTGTTTGTCCTTCCTG GTACAAACATATACATGCTTACCTTGGGAGACATGTGGAGCGCATCCACAATCGACATATATCTACACCGAAG GTACTATGACTGCATAGGACAAAATGGTATATTGAAGAAGGGTCGAGAAGTTATGCTCACAGGATGTTGTCTTCGTACAGCCATGGAGGGATCTGGCCATGCTCGTATTTTGCCAACAGAATACATGGTGATATTACTGGATGAG GAACAAGATGAAGATGCCTTGCTACTTGCTGCACAATTTTGCAACTATTCATTCTCTTCTTTGATTCTAGAGGAAAGTAGAAACAATGTTCCGTACTCATTTTATGCCAG GATTGAAAAGATTGAGTCCTTGGAACCATTTAGATGCGCAGAAAGAATGCAGATAATTCTTGAAGACAATGACAATGCGAAGATGAAGTTAGTTTTATGGGGAGAGCAGACTTCACTTGCAAATCTGTGCAG TGTAGGGAGCATGCTTGCACTGGACAGACCTTTCATAGCAAATTTTATAGACAATAATCATGAGGATTCTCAGGAACTGTGCCTTGAATATGGCAGTGCAACACAGGTTTACATGGTGCCAATCGCTCAACAAGAGGAACAG GTGCCTTTTACACCTACCCAAGTAAAGAGCCAAGGACCTCGGCTGTCATGTGTTCTGACTGATAATGTAGCTTCGCAAGTAACATTACCACGTGATTTGTATGGTTCAGTTGATTTCAGCAAATACCCGTTTCGA GCATATGTAAGTGACCTTCATGATAAAATGGTGGGAATCAGTCTGTTTGGTACCGTAACTAGTGTTTGCAAAGTAAGCACATCAGGGACTACGTTCTATTTGGAGTTGGAAGACACAACAGGAGTTGTTCTGATGAAGCTTATCTTTGTTGGACCCTG GTCATTAGGTAGAGTAGGAGTTGGGCATATGGTGTACATCTCCGGTTTGACTTGTGCCTTGAGTTCAACAAATAT CCTTGAAGTCTCATGGCGTGAAAAGGAGCCAGGGTCTCTGTTTGTTAACTTAAGCTTGCTGCCAGCACTCCTAAACTCATCGTGCCTGCATAATTTATCACCCTTGTCAGATCTTCCCCGTTCGACAAACAGAACACAT ATATCCCATGTTCGGTTAGATGGCATCGATTGTGACAGTTTAAAGGTGTCGCTGTTCCACAACATTTGCGGCAGTGTTGTGAATGAACATTCAGGTGTACTCCAGTGTTCATTCT ATGTCTTGGCTTGGTGCGTTGGGCAAACGGCTGTCGAGTTCCTTCAGATATCTCCTGACGAATACCTAGAGCTCCCCGAG gatgaacgggcaatgtatctcTACACTCTCCAGAACGAAAGCTTTGTGGTGGCTATCGCGAATACCAGGAAGCGAGTCGATGGATGTGCTGTGGGTGATGAAGCCGTCCCAGCTTGGGAGATCACGAGAGCCCAGAAATGCGAATGA
- the LOC103644287 gene encoding nucleic acid-binding proteins superfamily isoform X1, whose protein sequence is MDPDTAVASADGGPFLEFVDYAISMLSSSAGDGDGYESPGDGPAPARPPWGWAVAQLLKSCCAYSSGVTAAILLSDLFQSWTEQRKSLTLKRKVKLPKLINTKNKRRRLPNTVTIDSIHEKNFLSPNSVLEVVVIAVFVLPGTNIYMLTLGDMWSASTIDIYLHRRYYDCIGQNGILKKGREVMLTGCCLRTAMEGSGHARILPTEYMVILLDEEQDEDALLLAAQFCNYSFSSLILEESRNNVPYSFYARIEKIESLEPFRCAERMQIILEDNDNAKMKLVLWGEQTSLANLCSVGSMLALDRPFIANFIDNNHEDSQELCLEYGSATQVYMVPIAQQEEQVPFTPTQVKSQGPRLSCVLTDNVASQVTLPRDLYGSVDFSKYPFRAYVSDLHDKMVGISLFGTVTSVCKVSTSGTTFYLELEDTTGVVLMKLIFVGPWSLGRVGVGHMVYISGLTCALSSTNILEVSWREKEPGSLFVNLSLLPALLNSSCLHNLSPLSDLPRSTNRTHISHVRLDGIDCDSLKVSLFHNICGSVVNEHSGVLQCSFCKCACESVCARGFQLHLTIADDSADVLAWCVGQTAVEFLQISPDEYLELPEDERAMYLYTLQNESFVVAIANTRKRVDGCAVGDEAVPAWEITRAQKCE, encoded by the exons ATGGATCCCGACACCGCCGTGGCCTCCGCAGACGGGGGGCCATTCCTAGAGTTCGTAGACTATGCCATCTCCATGCTCTCCTCGTCCGCTGGCGACGGCGATGGCTATGAGTCTCCGGGGGACGGGCCGGCGCCGGCGCGGCCGCCCTGGGGGTGGGCGGTGGCGCAGCTGCTCAAGTCCTGCTGCGCCTACTCCAGCGGCGTCACCGCCGCCATCCTTCTCTCCGACCTCTTCCAA TCTTGGACAGAACAGCGGAAATCCCTGACCCTGAAGAGGAAGGTCAAGCTGCCCAAACTTATAAACACGAAGAATAAGAGGAGGAGGCTTCCAAATACTGTCACGATCGATTCTATCCACGAGAAGAACTTCCTTTCTCCCAATAGTGTCCTTGAAGTTGTTGTCATTGCCGTGTTTGTCCTTCCTG GTACAAACATATACATGCTTACCTTGGGAGACATGTGGAGCGCATCCACAATCGACATATATCTACACCGAAG GTACTATGACTGCATAGGACAAAATGGTATATTGAAGAAGGGTCGAGAAGTTATGCTCACAGGATGTTGTCTTCGTACAGCCATGGAGGGATCTGGCCATGCTCGTATTTTGCCAACAGAATACATGGTGATATTACTGGATGAG GAACAAGATGAAGATGCCTTGCTACTTGCTGCACAATTTTGCAACTATTCATTCTCTTCTTTGATTCTAGAGGAAAGTAGAAACAATGTTCCGTACTCATTTTATGCCAG GATTGAAAAGATTGAGTCCTTGGAACCATTTAGATGCGCAGAAAGAATGCAGATAATTCTTGAAGACAATGACAATGCGAAGATGAAGTTAGTTTTATGGGGAGAGCAGACTTCACTTGCAAATCTGTGCAG TGTAGGGAGCATGCTTGCACTGGACAGACCTTTCATAGCAAATTTTATAGACAATAATCATGAGGATTCTCAGGAACTGTGCCTTGAATATGGCAGTGCAACACAGGTTTACATGGTGCCAATCGCTCAACAAGAGGAACAG GTGCCTTTTACACCTACCCAAGTAAAGAGCCAAGGACCTCGGCTGTCATGTGTTCTGACTGATAATGTAGCTTCGCAAGTAACATTACCACGTGATTTGTATGGTTCAGTTGATTTCAGCAAATACCCGTTTCGA GCATATGTAAGTGACCTTCATGATAAAATGGTGGGAATCAGTCTGTTTGGTACCGTAACTAGTGTTTGCAAAGTAAGCACATCAGGGACTACGTTCTATTTGGAGTTGGAAGACACAACAGGAGTTGTTCTGATGAAGCTTATCTTTGTTGGACCCTG GTCATTAGGTAGAGTAGGAGTTGGGCATATGGTGTACATCTCCGGTTTGACTTGTGCCTTGAGTTCAACAAATAT CCTTGAAGTCTCATGGCGTGAAAAGGAGCCAGGGTCTCTGTTTGTTAACTTAAGCTTGCTGCCAGCACTCCTAAACTCATCGTGCCTGCATAATTTATCACCCTTGTCAGATCTTCCCCGTTCGACAAACAGAACACAT ATATCCCATGTTCGGTTAGATGGCATCGATTGTGACAGTTTAAAGGTGTCGCTGTTCCACAACATTTGCGGCAGTGTTGTGAATGAACATTCAGGTGTACTCCAGTGTTCATTCTGTAAGTGTGCCTGCGAAAGTGTATGTGCGCGTGGCTTTCAGCTGCACTTGACCATCGCAGACGACAGTGCAGATGTCTTGGCTTGGTGCGTTGGGCAAACGGCTGTCGAGTTCCTTCAGATATCTCCTGACGAATACCTAGAGCTCCCCGAG gatgaacgggcaatgtatctcTACACTCTCCAGAACGAAAGCTTTGTGGTGGCTATCGCGAATACCAGGAAGCGAGTCGATGGATGTGCTGTGGGTGATGAAGCCGTCCCAGCTTGGGAGATCACGAGAGCCCAGAAATGCGAATGA
- the LOC103644287 gene encoding Nucleic acid-binding proteins superfamily: MDPDTAVASADGGPFLEFVDYAISMLSSSAGDGDGYESPGDGPAPARPPWGWAVAQLLKSCCAYSSGVTAAILLSDLFQSWTEQRKSLTLKRKVKLPKLINTKNKRRRLPNTVTIDSIHEKNFLSPNSVLEVVVIAVFVLPGTNIYMLTLGDMWSASTIDIYLHRRYYDCIGQNGILKKGREVMLTGCCLRTAMEGSGHARILPTEYMVILLDEEQDEDALLLAAQFCNYSFSSLILEESRNNVPYSFYARIEKIESLEPFRCAERMQIILEDNDNAKMKLVLWGEQTSLANLCSVGSMLALDRPFIANFIDNNHEDSQELCLEYGSATQVYMVPIAQQEEQVPFTPTQVKSQGPRLSCVLTDNVASQVTLPRDLYGSVDFSKYPFRAYVSDLHDKMVGISLFGTVTSVCKVSTSGTTFYLELEDTTGVVLMKLIFVGPWSLGRVGVGHMVYISGLTCALSSTNILEVSWREKEPGSLFVNLSLLPALLNSSCLHNLSPLSDLPRSTNRTHISHVRLDGIDCDSLKVSLFHNICGSVVNEHSGVLQCSFLQMSWLGALGKRLSSSFRYLLTNT; the protein is encoded by the exons ATGGATCCCGACACCGCCGTGGCCTCCGCAGACGGGGGGCCATTCCTAGAGTTCGTAGACTATGCCATCTCCATGCTCTCCTCGTCCGCTGGCGACGGCGATGGCTATGAGTCTCCGGGGGACGGGCCGGCGCCGGCGCGGCCGCCCTGGGGGTGGGCGGTGGCGCAGCTGCTCAAGTCCTGCTGCGCCTACTCCAGCGGCGTCACCGCCGCCATCCTTCTCTCCGACCTCTTCCAA TCTTGGACAGAACAGCGGAAATCCCTGACCCTGAAGAGGAAGGTCAAGCTGCCCAAACTTATAAACACGAAGAATAAGAGGAGGAGGCTTCCAAATACTGTCACGATCGATTCTATCCACGAGAAGAACTTCCTTTCTCCCAATAGTGTCCTTGAAGTTGTTGTCATTGCCGTGTTTGTCCTTCCTG GTACAAACATATACATGCTTACCTTGGGAGACATGTGGAGCGCATCCACAATCGACATATATCTACACCGAAG GTACTATGACTGCATAGGACAAAATGGTATATTGAAGAAGGGTCGAGAAGTTATGCTCACAGGATGTTGTCTTCGTACAGCCATGGAGGGATCTGGCCATGCTCGTATTTTGCCAACAGAATACATGGTGATATTACTGGATGAG GAACAAGATGAAGATGCCTTGCTACTTGCTGCACAATTTTGCAACTATTCATTCTCTTCTTTGATTCTAGAGGAAAGTAGAAACAATGTTCCGTACTCATTTTATGCCAG GATTGAAAAGATTGAGTCCTTGGAACCATTTAGATGCGCAGAAAGAATGCAGATAATTCTTGAAGACAATGACAATGCGAAGATGAAGTTAGTTTTATGGGGAGAGCAGACTTCACTTGCAAATCTGTGCAG TGTAGGGAGCATGCTTGCACTGGACAGACCTTTCATAGCAAATTTTATAGACAATAATCATGAGGATTCTCAGGAACTGTGCCTTGAATATGGCAGTGCAACACAGGTTTACATGGTGCCAATCGCTCAACAAGAGGAACAG GTGCCTTTTACACCTACCCAAGTAAAGAGCCAAGGACCTCGGCTGTCATGTGTTCTGACTGATAATGTAGCTTCGCAAGTAACATTACCACGTGATTTGTATGGTTCAGTTGATTTCAGCAAATACCCGTTTCGA GCATATGTAAGTGACCTTCATGATAAAATGGTGGGAATCAGTCTGTTTGGTACCGTAACTAGTGTTTGCAAAGTAAGCACATCAGGGACTACGTTCTATTTGGAGTTGGAAGACACAACAGGAGTTGTTCTGATGAAGCTTATCTTTGTTGGACCCTG GTCATTAGGTAGAGTAGGAGTTGGGCATATGGTGTACATCTCCGGTTTGACTTGTGCCTTGAGTTCAACAAATAT CCTTGAAGTCTCATGGCGTGAAAAGGAGCCAGGGTCTCTGTTTGTTAACTTAAGCTTGCTGCCAGCACTCCTAAACTCATCGTGCCTGCATAATTTATCACCCTTGTCAGATCTTCCCCGTTCGACAAACAGAACACAT ATATCCCATGTTCGGTTAGATGGCATCGATTGTGACAGTTTAAAGGTGTCGCTGTTCCACAACATTTGCGGCAGTGTTGTGAATGAACATTCAGGTGTACTCCAGTGTTCATTCT TGCAGATGTCTTGGCTTGGTGCGTTGGGCAAACGGCTGTCGAGTTCCTTCAGATATCTCCTGACGAATACCTAG